In Juglans regia cultivar Chandler chromosome 13, Walnut 2.0, whole genome shotgun sequence, the following proteins share a genomic window:
- the LOC108988351 gene encoding NADH dehydrogenase [ubiquinone] iron-sulfur protein 6, mitochondrial-like, translated as MASSLFKTLIRSSNFQSTAKNLCLVRSEIGNHTAKWMQVTSKKSPMELINEVPPIKVEGRIVACEGDSNPALGHPIEFICLDLNEPTVCKYYGLSYIQEHHARSAVTNFWRSCDISRVRVCRCTFHFSGRIVVRLYQL; from the exons ATGGCGTCGAGTCTgttcaaaaccctaattagaTCGTCGAACTTTCAATCAACAGCCAAAAACCTTTGTCTCGTCAGAAGCGAAATCGGCAACCACACCGCCAAATGGATGCAG gttaCAAGCAAGAAGTCCCCAATGGAGTTGATCAATGAAGTTCCACCTATCAAGGTTGAGGGTAGGATTGTTGCTTGCGAAGGAG ACAGCAATCCGGCACTTGGTCACCCAATTGAGTTCATATGCCTTGACCTTAATGAGCCAACAGTCTGCAAATATTATGGCCTAAGCTATATTCAAGAGCACCACGCAAGATCTGCGGTGACGAATTTTTGGAGGAGTTGTGACATTAGCAGAGTGCGTGTTTGTAGATGCACCTTCCATTTCAGTGGACGGATTGTGGTTCGGTTATACCAACTTTGA
- the LOC108988349 gene encoding uncharacterized protein LOC108988349 isoform X1, whose amino-acid sequence MRCCYFIHPGCRPVQTGGAVQHDWCHPCDLIGYMVPRRKKKKTLVSSCNDCGRRGERGSVIFHCSKCNFNIHSECINISPATPSNIKVVSDSTEYYCHEHPLRVLYNLNIPTDRVECCVCGKYCSNSAYGCLPCAFFLHPSCAELKLPQKIYHPFHLHHPLFLLEQRGPRAKCNACCKDTPAIAYICKHDNCSFFLDIICVRLPAIKYEAHSHLLHFRERTDDQLLKCNACDKTCKSSIFSCLYCDWNLHYTCGPLPNSITYKCEEDSLEDSLIITNALAEHEDEMDDEFYCDVCENQRDPLLPTYQCTDHCNFVAEIGCVISEVISLLRGDHGDQVELRDPFGQLGKLIMPPKNPIEDQMMQNKEEQSEPNLSLSKILKSLNEDESEELRRVLFEARKIRETFSAEKRFFNDPEKDNVLRLSDKEYKKFRKFLDRGIEISIDQLRDGGSEILFRSLDQKPPYDYFALEEEFVNVGDHYKAARTFAHILRQLISKHGDISAASTLSPNVKLFFLNMLCGCIYSMRNTKVVDITTDLLLIWWTSLKACEVAGFKVQSVFDHLKRVADAFFGLYPGKQADKVERDLAKLYKDLEEQNEKRDCIASSTKPESVEECLKVASVLKQGKAITERLWESI is encoded by the exons ATGCGATGTTGTTACTTTATACATCCAGGCTGTCGTCCAGTCCAGACAGGGGGAGCAGTCCAACATGACTGGTGTCATCCCTGTGATCTCATCG GATATATGGTTCCAAGGCGGAAAAAGAAG aaaacaTTGGTTTCCTCATGTAATGATTGTGGCCGGCGTGGTGAGAGGGGCAGTGTCATCTTTCACTGTAGCAAGTGTAATTTCAACATTCATTCTGAATGCATTAATATTAGCCCGGCTACGCCTAGCAATATTAAAGTGGTTTCGGATTCTACAGAATATTATTGCCACGAGCATCCGTTGAGAGTACTCTACAATCTTAACATACCTACAGATCGAGTTGAATGCTGTGTATGTGGAAAATACTGCTCCAATAGTGCCTACGGTTGCTTACCATGTGCCTTCTTTTTACATCCATCTTGTGCTGAGCTAAAATTGCCACAAAAGATTTACCATCCCTTTCATTTGCATCACCCTCTCTTCCTTCTCGAGCAGAGAGGTCCTCGTGCAAAATGCAATGCCTGTTGCAAGGATACTCCTGCCATCGCCTACATTTGTAAGCATGACAATTGTAGTTTCTTCTTGGACATTATTTGTGTGAGACTGCCTGCCATAAAGTACGAGGCCCATAGTCACCTTCTACATTTTAGGGAGAGAACGGATGATCAACTACTCAAGTGCAATGCTTGCGATAAAACCTGTAAATCATCTATCTTCAGCTGTCTCTACTGTGATTGGAATCTCCATTACACTTGTGGTCCCTTACCAAATAGCATTACCTATAAATGTGAAGAAGATTCTCTCGAAGATTCTCTCATTATTACGAATGCTCTTGCTGAACATGAAGATGAGATGGACGATGAATTTTATTGTGATGTCTGTGAGAATCAGAGAGACCCACTATTGCCCACTTATCAATGTACAGATCATTGCAATTTTGTTGCTGAAATTGGGTGCGTCATATCTGAG GTAATATCACTGCTAAGGGGAGATCATGGAGATCAAGTAGAGTTAAGGGATCCTTTTGGGCAGCTTGGAAAGTTGATTATGCCGCCCAAAAACCCAATAGAAGATCAGATGATGCAAAACAAAGAAGAACAAAGTGAGCCGAATTTAAGTTTGtctaagattttaaaatctctGAATGAGGATGAGAGTGAGGAATTGAGAAGGGTTTTATTTGAGGCTAGAAAGATTAGAGAAACATTTAGTGCTGAAAAGAGATTCTTTAATGACCCTGAGAAAGATAATGTTCTAAGGCTTTCTGACAAGGAATACAAAAAATTTAGAAAGTTTCTTGATCGGGGTATAGAGATTTCTATAGATCAATTAAGGGACGGAGGATCAGAGATACTTTTTAGGAGTTTGGATCAAAAGCCTCCCTATGACTACTTTGCTCTTGAAGAGGAGTTTGTTAATGTTGGAGATCACTACAAGGCTGCTCGGACGTTTGCTCATATCCTGAGGCAATTGATTTCCAAACACGGTGATATTAGCGCTGCATCCACACTAAGTCCAaatgtaaaactattttttcttaacATGTTATGTGGTTGCATATACAGCATGAGAAACACCAAGGTTGTGGATATCACTACAGATTTGCTTCTCATTTGGTGGACAAGCTTGAAAGCTTGCGAAGTTGCAGGATTTAAAGTTCAATCTGTCTTTGATCATCTGAAGAGAGTTGCAGATGCTTTCTTTGGTCTTTATCCTGGAAAACAAGCTGACAAAGTTGAGAGAGATCTTGCGAAGCTTTACAAAGATCTTGAGGAACAAAATGAGAAACGTGATTGTATAGCATCTTCCACAAAACCAGAATCAGTTGAGGAATGCTTGAAGGTGGCATCGGTGTTGAAGCAAGGTAAAGCTATTACTGAACGATTATGGGAGTCGATATAG
- the LOC108979810 gene encoding pentatricopeptide repeat-containing protein At5g27270 isoform X1, protein MDSLKSSFLLSITPLLPSPQPPSTKPKITIHSSVTPDPWSLSDGNDPSKPKPRSKNPKNPLSDDNARRIIKAKAKYLSQLRKNQGPRVQTPRWIKRSPEQMVRYLQDDRNGRLYGSHVVAAIRHVRTLAEKGEGGYDMRQVMASFVGKLSYREMCAVLKEQKGWRQARDFFAWMKLQLSYRPSVIVYTIVLRIYGQVGKIKLAEETFLEMLEAGCEPDEVACGTMLCTYARWGRHKAMLSFFSAVQERGITLSVSVFNFMMSSLQKKSLHGKVVEIWRQMVDKRVAPNSFTYTVVISSLVKEGLHEEAFRTFTKMKDVGFVPEEVTYSLLISLSAKSGSRDKALRLYEDMRFQRIVPSNYTCASLLTLYYKNQDYSKALSLFLEMERRKIVADEVIYGLLIRIYGKLGLYEDAQKTFEETGRLGLLSDEKTYLTMAQVHLNSGHVEKALKVIELMKSKNIWFSRFAYIVLLQCYAMKEDLNSAEVTFEALSKTGLPDTGSCNDMLKLYVRLGMMEKAKHFVAQIRKDKVDFDEELYKTVMRVYCKEGMLREAEQLLEKLGTEKSFKDNQFFQTCFRTVCDNRVDEQLDEKDLAFDHPDTMALVLILNLYMADVNSKKTEEILKLLLATAGGLSIVNQLINNFIREGDALKAETLTGQLIKLGCRLEAATIASLISLYAKQHKLKKAQEVFAAVLDSPTYEKIIYKSMIGAYAKCGKPEEAYSLYKQVAEKGHDLDAVAISIVVNALTSSGKHQEAENIIRKSFEGSLELDTVAYNTFIKAMLVAGKLHFASSIYDRMLSLGISPSIQTYNTMISVYGRGRKLDKAVEMFNAAQSMGLTLDEKAYMNLISYYGKAGKRHEASQLFTKMQEEGIKPGMVSYNIMSNVYAAAGLYREVDELFQAMQRDGCSPDSFTYLSLVRGYTKGLKYTEAEETIDSMQKRGIPPSCAHFNLLLSALAKAGLIVEAERVYKKLLTAGLYPDLACNRTMLRGYMNYGYVEEGIKFFERIFGSVEADRFIMSAAVLFYKSAGRDLKAEGVLNSMNSLGIPILNDLEVGIKLKTS, encoded by the exons ATGGACTCTCTGAAGTCCTCCTTCCTCCTCTCTATCACCCCACTCCTTCCTTCTCCACAACCACCCtcaacaaaacccaaaatcacTATCCACTCTTCTGTCACCCCGGACCCCTGGTCCCTCAGCGATGGAAACGACCCCAGCAAGCCCAAACCCAGGTCCAAGAATCCCAAGAATCCACTCTCAGACGACAACGCCCGCCGCATCATCAAGGCCAAGGCCAAGTACCTCAGCCAGTTGCGCAAGAATCAGGGCCCCCGCGTCCAGACGCCCAGATGGATCAAGCGGAGCCCGGAGCAGATGGTGCGGTACCTCCAGGACGACAGGAACGGCCGCCTCTACGGAAGTCACGTCGTGGCGGCGATAAGGCACGTGAGGACATTGGCGGAGAAGGGTGAGGGTGGGTACGATATGAGGCAGGTCATGGCCTCGTTCGTGGGGAAGCTGAGTTATAGGGAAATGTGTGCAGTGTTGAAGGAACAGAAGGGGTGGAGGCAGGCCAGAGACTTTTTTGCTTGGATGAAACTTCAG TTAAGCTATCGCCCCAGCGTTATTGTCTACACAATTGTCCTGCGCATATATGGGCAAGTTGGAAAGATCAAGCTGGCTGAAGAGACCTTCTTGGAGATGCTTGAAGCAGGATGTGAACCGGATGAAGTTGCTTGTGGTACCATGCTCTGTACGTATGCCAGATGGGGACGTCATAAGGCTATGTTGTCATTTTTTTCTGCTGTACAAGAAAGGGGAATTACACTCTCCGTTTCTGTTTTCAATTTTATGATGTCCTCCTTGCAGAAGAAATCACTACATGGAAAGGTCGTAGAAATTTGGAGGCAAATGGTGGATAAAAGGGTTGCACCCAATAGTTTTACTTATACAGTAGTCATAAGCTCACTTGTTAAAGAAGGTCTTCATGAGGAGGCTTTTAGGACTTTTACTAAGATGAAGGATGTTGGGTTTGTACCGGAGGAGGTTACTTATAGCCTACTTATTAGCTTGAGTGCCAAAAGTGGTAGCCGAGATAAAGCACTGAGATTGTATGAGGATATGAGATTTCAGAGAATAGTTCCAAGTAACTATACTTGTGCTTCACTTCTTACTTTGTATTACAAAAATCAGGATTATTCTAAAGCACTTTCTCTCTTTCtggaaatggaaagaagaaaaattgtaGCTGATGAAGTAATCTATGGTTTGCTCATAAGAATATATGGAAAACTTGGTCTTTATGAAGATGCCCAAAAGACGTTTGAAGAGACTGGGCGGCTGGGCTTACTAAGTGATGAGAAAACATATTTAACAATGGCACAAGTCCATCTCAATTCAGGACATGTTGAGAAAGCCCTGAAAGTTATTGAGCTAATGAAGTCAAAAAACATTTGGTTCTCAAGGTTTGCTTATATTGTCTTGTTGCAATGTTATGCTATGAAGGAAGATTTGAACTCTGCTGAAGTCACTTTTGAGGCTCTATCCAAAACTGGACTTCCTGATACTGGCTCTTGTAATGATATGCTCAAGTTGTACGTAAGACTAGGCATGATGGAAAAGGCCAAGCATTTTGTTGCTCAGATAAGGAAAGATAAAGTAGATTTTGATGAAGAACTTTACAAGACAGTTATGAGAGTATATTGCAAAGAGGGAATGCTAAGAGAGGCTGAACAGCTGTTAGAGAAGTTGGGCACTGAGAAATCGTTCAAGGATAATCAGTTTTTCCAAACATGTTTTAGGACTGTGTGTGACAACAGGGTAGATGAGCAACTTGATGAAAAAGATTTGGCCTTTGACCATCCTGACACCATGGCCCTTGTGCTGATACTGAATTTGTACATGGCAGATGTCAATTCCAAGAAAACAGAAGAAATACTGAAGTTGTTACTTGCAACTGCTGGTGGCTTGTCAATTGTGAACCAGCTTATTAACAACTTCATTAGAGAAG GTGATGCTCTTAAAGCAGAAACTCTTACAGGTCAATTGATCAAGCTAGGCTGTAGACTGGAGGCTGCCACAATTGCTTCTTTGATTAGTTTATATGCAAAGCAACACAAGTTGAAAAAAGCTCAGGAAGTCTTTGCAGCCGTTCTAGATTCCCCTACTTAtgagaaaataatatacaaGTCAATGATCGGTGCATATGCCAAATGTGGCAAACCAGAGGAAGCGTACTCACTTTACAAACAAGTAGCTGAGAAAGGGCATGATCTGGATGCTGTTGCCATAAGCATTGTTGTGAACGCTTTGACGAGTAGTG GCAAACACCAAGAGGCAGAAAATATCATCCGTAAGAGTTTTGAAGGCAGCTTAGAGCTTGATACTGTGGCGTACAATACTTTTATCAAGGCCATGCTAGTAGCAG GTAAATTACATTTTGCTTCCAGCATCTATGATCGCATGCTCTCCTTGGGAATTTCTCCATCAATTCAGACATATAACACCATGATCAG TGTGTATGGCCGGGGTCGGAAGTTGGATAAGGCTGTAGAGATGTTCAATGCCGCTCAGAGCATGGGTTTGACTCTGGATGAGAAGGCATACATGAATTTGATTAGCTATTATGGGAAGGCTG GTAAGAGGCATGAAGCTTCCCAGTTATTCACCAAAATGCAGGAAGAAGGGATAAAACCTGGGATG GTAAGCTACAATATTATGAGCAATGTATATGCTGCCGCAGGACTTTATCGTGAAGTAGATGAACTTTTCCAAGCCATGCAGAGAGATGGTTGCTCACCCGACTCCTTTACCTACCTTTCCCTTGTTCGGGGTTACACTAAGGGTTTGAAATACACAGAAGCTGAGGAAACCATTGATTCTATGCAGAAAAGAGGCATTCCCCCTTCTTGTGCACATTTTAACCTCTTACTCTCTGCTCTTGCAAAAGCAGGCCTGATCGTGGAAGCTGAAAGGGTTTACAAAAAGCTTCTCACAGCTGGTTTATATCCTGACCTTGCATGCAATCGGACCATGCTCAGAGGTTACATGAACTATGGATATGTGGAAGAAGGCATCAAGTTTTTCGAACGCATATTTGGGTCTGTGGAGGCTGACAGGTTTATTATGAGTGCAGCTGTGCTCTTTTACAAGTCTGCAGGAAGAGATCTCAAAGCTGAAGGTGTATTAAATTCCATGAACAGTTTAGGAATCCCGATCCTTAATGACCTTGAAGTTGGAATAAAGCTGAAAACCTCCTAA
- the LOC108988349 gene encoding uncharacterized protein LOC108988349 isoform X2: protein MIRSMVACDVVTLYIQAVVQSRQGEQSNMTGVIPVISSKTLVSSCNDCGRRGERGSVIFHCSKCNFNIHSECINISPATPSNIKVVSDSTEYYCHEHPLRVLYNLNIPTDRVECCVCGKYCSNSAYGCLPCAFFLHPSCAELKLPQKIYHPFHLHHPLFLLEQRGPRAKCNACCKDTPAIAYICKHDNCSFFLDIICVRLPAIKYEAHSHLLHFRERTDDQLLKCNACDKTCKSSIFSCLYCDWNLHYTCGPLPNSITYKCEEDSLEDSLIITNALAEHEDEMDDEFYCDVCENQRDPLLPTYQCTDHCNFVAEIGCVISEVISLLRGDHGDQVELRDPFGQLGKLIMPPKNPIEDQMMQNKEEQSEPNLSLSKILKSLNEDESEELRRVLFEARKIRETFSAEKRFFNDPEKDNVLRLSDKEYKKFRKFLDRGIEISIDQLRDGGSEILFRSLDQKPPYDYFALEEEFVNVGDHYKAARTFAHILRQLISKHGDISAASTLSPNVKLFFLNMLCGCIYSMRNTKVVDITTDLLLIWWTSLKACEVAGFKVQSVFDHLKRVADAFFGLYPGKQADKVERDLAKLYKDLEEQNEKRDCIASSTKPESVEECLKVASVLKQGKAITERLWESI from the exons ATGATAAGGTCTATGGTTGCATGCGATGTTGTTACTTTATACATCCAGGCTGTCGTCCAGTCCAGACAGGGGGAGCAGTCCAACATGACTGGTGTCATCCCTGTGATCTCATCG aaaacaTTGGTTTCCTCATGTAATGATTGTGGCCGGCGTGGTGAGAGGGGCAGTGTCATCTTTCACTGTAGCAAGTGTAATTTCAACATTCATTCTGAATGCATTAATATTAGCCCGGCTACGCCTAGCAATATTAAAGTGGTTTCGGATTCTACAGAATATTATTGCCACGAGCATCCGTTGAGAGTACTCTACAATCTTAACATACCTACAGATCGAGTTGAATGCTGTGTATGTGGAAAATACTGCTCCAATAGTGCCTACGGTTGCTTACCATGTGCCTTCTTTTTACATCCATCTTGTGCTGAGCTAAAATTGCCACAAAAGATTTACCATCCCTTTCATTTGCATCACCCTCTCTTCCTTCTCGAGCAGAGAGGTCCTCGTGCAAAATGCAATGCCTGTTGCAAGGATACTCCTGCCATCGCCTACATTTGTAAGCATGACAATTGTAGTTTCTTCTTGGACATTATTTGTGTGAGACTGCCTGCCATAAAGTACGAGGCCCATAGTCACCTTCTACATTTTAGGGAGAGAACGGATGATCAACTACTCAAGTGCAATGCTTGCGATAAAACCTGTAAATCATCTATCTTCAGCTGTCTCTACTGTGATTGGAATCTCCATTACACTTGTGGTCCCTTACCAAATAGCATTACCTATAAATGTGAAGAAGATTCTCTCGAAGATTCTCTCATTATTACGAATGCTCTTGCTGAACATGAAGATGAGATGGACGATGAATTTTATTGTGATGTCTGTGAGAATCAGAGAGACCCACTATTGCCCACTTATCAATGTACAGATCATTGCAATTTTGTTGCTGAAATTGGGTGCGTCATATCTGAG GTAATATCACTGCTAAGGGGAGATCATGGAGATCAAGTAGAGTTAAGGGATCCTTTTGGGCAGCTTGGAAAGTTGATTATGCCGCCCAAAAACCCAATAGAAGATCAGATGATGCAAAACAAAGAAGAACAAAGTGAGCCGAATTTAAGTTTGtctaagattttaaaatctctGAATGAGGATGAGAGTGAGGAATTGAGAAGGGTTTTATTTGAGGCTAGAAAGATTAGAGAAACATTTAGTGCTGAAAAGAGATTCTTTAATGACCCTGAGAAAGATAATGTTCTAAGGCTTTCTGACAAGGAATACAAAAAATTTAGAAAGTTTCTTGATCGGGGTATAGAGATTTCTATAGATCAATTAAGGGACGGAGGATCAGAGATACTTTTTAGGAGTTTGGATCAAAAGCCTCCCTATGACTACTTTGCTCTTGAAGAGGAGTTTGTTAATGTTGGAGATCACTACAAGGCTGCTCGGACGTTTGCTCATATCCTGAGGCAATTGATTTCCAAACACGGTGATATTAGCGCTGCATCCACACTAAGTCCAaatgtaaaactattttttcttaacATGTTATGTGGTTGCATATACAGCATGAGAAACACCAAGGTTGTGGATATCACTACAGATTTGCTTCTCATTTGGTGGACAAGCTTGAAAGCTTGCGAAGTTGCAGGATTTAAAGTTCAATCTGTCTTTGATCATCTGAAGAGAGTTGCAGATGCTTTCTTTGGTCTTTATCCTGGAAAACAAGCTGACAAAGTTGAGAGAGATCTTGCGAAGCTTTACAAAGATCTTGAGGAACAAAATGAGAAACGTGATTGTATAGCATCTTCCACAAAACCAGAATCAGTTGAGGAATGCTTGAAGGTGGCATCGGTGTTGAAGCAAGGTAAAGCTATTACTGAACGATTATGGGAGTCGATATAG
- the LOC108979810 gene encoding pentatricopeptide repeat-containing protein At5g27270 isoform X2, with protein sequence MLEAGCEPDEVACGTMLCTYARWGRHKAMLSFFSAVQERGITLSVSVFNFMMSSLQKKSLHGKVVEIWRQMVDKRVAPNSFTYTVVISSLVKEGLHEEAFRTFTKMKDVGFVPEEVTYSLLISLSAKSGSRDKALRLYEDMRFQRIVPSNYTCASLLTLYYKNQDYSKALSLFLEMERRKIVADEVIYGLLIRIYGKLGLYEDAQKTFEETGRLGLLSDEKTYLTMAQVHLNSGHVEKALKVIELMKSKNIWFSRFAYIVLLQCYAMKEDLNSAEVTFEALSKTGLPDTGSCNDMLKLYVRLGMMEKAKHFVAQIRKDKVDFDEELYKTVMRVYCKEGMLREAEQLLEKLGTEKSFKDNQFFQTCFRTVCDNRVDEQLDEKDLAFDHPDTMALVLILNLYMADVNSKKTEEILKLLLATAGGLSIVNQLINNFIREGDALKAETLTGQLIKLGCRLEAATIASLISLYAKQHKLKKAQEVFAAVLDSPTYEKIIYKSMIGAYAKCGKPEEAYSLYKQVAEKGHDLDAVAISIVVNALTSSGKHQEAENIIRKSFEGSLELDTVAYNTFIKAMLVAGKLHFASSIYDRMLSLGISPSIQTYNTMISVYGRGRKLDKAVEMFNAAQSMGLTLDEKAYMNLISYYGKAGKRHEASQLFTKMQEEGIKPGMVSYNIMSNVYAAAGLYREVDELFQAMQRDGCSPDSFTYLSLVRGYTKGLKYTEAEETIDSMQKRGIPPSCAHFNLLLSALAKAGLIVEAERVYKKLLTAGLYPDLACNRTMLRGYMNYGYVEEGIKFFERIFGSVEADRFIMSAAVLFYKSAGRDLKAEGVLNSMNSLGIPILNDLEVGIKLKTS encoded by the exons ATGCTTGAAGCAGGATGTGAACCGGATGAAGTTGCTTGTGGTACCATGCTCTGTACGTATGCCAGATGGGGACGTCATAAGGCTATGTTGTCATTTTTTTCTGCTGTACAAGAAAGGGGAATTACACTCTCCGTTTCTGTTTTCAATTTTATGATGTCCTCCTTGCAGAAGAAATCACTACATGGAAAGGTCGTAGAAATTTGGAGGCAAATGGTGGATAAAAGGGTTGCACCCAATAGTTTTACTTATACAGTAGTCATAAGCTCACTTGTTAAAGAAGGTCTTCATGAGGAGGCTTTTAGGACTTTTACTAAGATGAAGGATGTTGGGTTTGTACCGGAGGAGGTTACTTATAGCCTACTTATTAGCTTGAGTGCCAAAAGTGGTAGCCGAGATAAAGCACTGAGATTGTATGAGGATATGAGATTTCAGAGAATAGTTCCAAGTAACTATACTTGTGCTTCACTTCTTACTTTGTATTACAAAAATCAGGATTATTCTAAAGCACTTTCTCTCTTTCtggaaatggaaagaagaaaaattgtaGCTGATGAAGTAATCTATGGTTTGCTCATAAGAATATATGGAAAACTTGGTCTTTATGAAGATGCCCAAAAGACGTTTGAAGAGACTGGGCGGCTGGGCTTACTAAGTGATGAGAAAACATATTTAACAATGGCACAAGTCCATCTCAATTCAGGACATGTTGAGAAAGCCCTGAAAGTTATTGAGCTAATGAAGTCAAAAAACATTTGGTTCTCAAGGTTTGCTTATATTGTCTTGTTGCAATGTTATGCTATGAAGGAAGATTTGAACTCTGCTGAAGTCACTTTTGAGGCTCTATCCAAAACTGGACTTCCTGATACTGGCTCTTGTAATGATATGCTCAAGTTGTACGTAAGACTAGGCATGATGGAAAAGGCCAAGCATTTTGTTGCTCAGATAAGGAAAGATAAAGTAGATTTTGATGAAGAACTTTACAAGACAGTTATGAGAGTATATTGCAAAGAGGGAATGCTAAGAGAGGCTGAACAGCTGTTAGAGAAGTTGGGCACTGAGAAATCGTTCAAGGATAATCAGTTTTTCCAAACATGTTTTAGGACTGTGTGTGACAACAGGGTAGATGAGCAACTTGATGAAAAAGATTTGGCCTTTGACCATCCTGACACCATGGCCCTTGTGCTGATACTGAATTTGTACATGGCAGATGTCAATTCCAAGAAAACAGAAGAAATACTGAAGTTGTTACTTGCAACTGCTGGTGGCTTGTCAATTGTGAACCAGCTTATTAACAACTTCATTAGAGAAG GTGATGCTCTTAAAGCAGAAACTCTTACAGGTCAATTGATCAAGCTAGGCTGTAGACTGGAGGCTGCCACAATTGCTTCTTTGATTAGTTTATATGCAAAGCAACACAAGTTGAAAAAAGCTCAGGAAGTCTTTGCAGCCGTTCTAGATTCCCCTACTTAtgagaaaataatatacaaGTCAATGATCGGTGCATATGCCAAATGTGGCAAACCAGAGGAAGCGTACTCACTTTACAAACAAGTAGCTGAGAAAGGGCATGATCTGGATGCTGTTGCCATAAGCATTGTTGTGAACGCTTTGACGAGTAGTG GCAAACACCAAGAGGCAGAAAATATCATCCGTAAGAGTTTTGAAGGCAGCTTAGAGCTTGATACTGTGGCGTACAATACTTTTATCAAGGCCATGCTAGTAGCAG GTAAATTACATTTTGCTTCCAGCATCTATGATCGCATGCTCTCCTTGGGAATTTCTCCATCAATTCAGACATATAACACCATGATCAG TGTGTATGGCCGGGGTCGGAAGTTGGATAAGGCTGTAGAGATGTTCAATGCCGCTCAGAGCATGGGTTTGACTCTGGATGAGAAGGCATACATGAATTTGATTAGCTATTATGGGAAGGCTG GTAAGAGGCATGAAGCTTCCCAGTTATTCACCAAAATGCAGGAAGAAGGGATAAAACCTGGGATG GTAAGCTACAATATTATGAGCAATGTATATGCTGCCGCAGGACTTTATCGTGAAGTAGATGAACTTTTCCAAGCCATGCAGAGAGATGGTTGCTCACCCGACTCCTTTACCTACCTTTCCCTTGTTCGGGGTTACACTAAGGGTTTGAAATACACAGAAGCTGAGGAAACCATTGATTCTATGCAGAAAAGAGGCATTCCCCCTTCTTGTGCACATTTTAACCTCTTACTCTCTGCTCTTGCAAAAGCAGGCCTGATCGTGGAAGCTGAAAGGGTTTACAAAAAGCTTCTCACAGCTGGTTTATATCCTGACCTTGCATGCAATCGGACCATGCTCAGAGGTTACATGAACTATGGATATGTGGAAGAAGGCATCAAGTTTTTCGAACGCATATTTGGGTCTGTGGAGGCTGACAGGTTTATTATGAGTGCAGCTGTGCTCTTTTACAAGTCTGCAGGAAGAGATCTCAAAGCTGAAGGTGTATTAAATTCCATGAACAGTTTAGGAATCCCGATCCTTAATGACCTTGAAGTTGGAATAAAGCTGAAAACCTCCTAA